The following are encoded together in the Panicum virgatum strain AP13 chromosome 6K, P.virgatum_v5, whole genome shotgun sequence genome:
- the LOC120713203 gene encoding probable indole-3-pyruvate monooxygenase YUCCA5 yields the protein MASEAPTPMGTPVVVMGNIGALYRAVAAQLADVLRPGDVAALVTDDTYQSDFMFRRLLRMALRRAGAEVEMVSPGDTQEGFELQLSAANARLLVTSAKGNAAAQAAAAKLGLVHVTVSQLQMEAERGRQVRVRLTGLPGLPVGQDNLGENGARLEPAGNAGQVCVIVGAGPSGLAAAACLRDKSVPAVVLERGDRIAPLWHERTNEHLPKRFCELPLMEFPDDYPEYITGLQYIKYLEGYAAKFEIRPVFNTTVVSAHYDNTSGLRRVSVRAADPAVGDTEYIARCLVVATGENAERVVPKIPGLGGFAGEVTHVGDCKSGEAYRGKRVLVVGSGNSAMDVARDLCGTYGARPAVVARDAVHVLPLEVFGTPTLELASMLLDRWWIPLWAADKMLAVAARLALGDLAKLGLRRPAAGPLERTGTCVRTPVFDCGALEGIRAGDIAVVPAVARFCGGKVELVDGRALDIDAVVLATGRRSNLPQAEWQGGRISGYPATAFPCGWDGQCGLYAVGFSRRSFGGASKDAVRVAEEIAGAWREREGTEPAGHRERRGVHVVF from the exons ATGGCATCGGAGGCGCCCACGCCCATGGGCACGCCCGTCGTCGTCATGGGCAACATCGGCGCGCTCTACCGTGCCGTCGCAGCGCAGCTCGCCGACGTCCTCCGCCCAGGGGACGTTGCCGCGCTCGTCACTGATGACACCTACCAG TCAGATTTCATGTTCAGGCGGTTGTTGCGCATGGCGTTGCGCAGGGCGGGCGCCGAGGTGGAGATGGTCAGCCCGGGCGACACGCAGGAGGGGTTCGAGCTGCAGCTCTCCGCCGCCAACGCGCGCCTCCTCGTTACCAGCGCCAAGGGcaacgccgccgcgcaggccgccgcggccAAGCTCGGCCTCGTCCACGTCACCGTCAGCCAGCTGCAGATGGAAGCGGAACGAGGACGCCAGGTACGCGTCCGCCTTACCGGCCTCCCGGGGTTGCCCGTGGGGCAGGACAACCTGGGCGAGAACGGCGCGCGCCTGGAGCCCGCCGGCAACGCGGGGCAGGTGTGCGTCATCGTCGGCGCCGGGCCCTCggggctcgccgcggccgcgtgcCTGCGCGACAAGAGCGTCCCCGCCGTCGTCCTCGAGCGTGGCGACCGCATCGCCCCGCTCTGGCATGAGCGTACCAACGAGCACCTACCCAAGAGGTTCTGCGAGCTTCCGCTCATGGAGTTCCCCGACGACTACCCGGAGTACATCACCGGCCTCCAGTACATCAAGTACCTCGAGGGCTACGCCGCCAAGTTCGAGATCAGGCCGGTGTTCAACACCACCGTGGTGTCGGCCCACTACGACAACACCTCCGGTCTGCGGCGCGTGAGCGTGCGCGCCGCAGACCCCGCCGTCGGCGACACGGAGTACATCGCCCGCTGCCTCGTCGTCGCCACCGGGGAGAACGCCGAGCGCGTCGTCCCGAAGATCCCGGGCCTGGGCGGCTTCGCCGGCGAGGTCACCCACGTCGGCGACTGCAAGTCCGGCGAGGCCTACCGCGGGAAGCGCGTGCTCGTCGTCGGCAGCGGGAACAGCGCCATGGATGTCGCGCGCGACCTCTGCGGCACGTACGGCGCCCGCCCCGCCGTGGTGGCGCGGGACGCCGTGCACGTCCTGCCCCTCGAGGTGTTCGGGACACCCACGCTGGAGCTCGCCAGCATGCTCCTCGATCGGTGGTGGATCCCGCTCTGGGCCGCGGACAAGATGCTGGCCGTCGCAGCTCGGCTCGCCCTCGGCGACCTCGCCAAGCTtggcctccgccgccccgccgccgggccgctGGAGCGCACCGGCACCTGCGTCCGCACCCCGGTGTTCGACTGCGGCGCGCTCGAAGGCATCCGCGCCGGCGACATCGCCGTGGTCCCCGCCGTCGCCCGCTTCTGCGGCGGCAAGGTCGAGTTGGTGGACGGGCGAGCCCTCGACATCGACGCCGTCGTGCTCGCCACCGGGCGGCGCAGCAACTTGCCGCAAGCCGAGTGGCAAGGAGGCCGGATCAGCGGGTACCCCGCGACCGCCTTCCCCTGCGGCTGGGACGGACAGTGCGGGCTCTACGCCGTTGGCTTCTCGCGCCGCAGTTTCGGCGGCGCGTCCAAGGACGCCGTGCGCGTCGCGGAGGAAATCGCCGGCGcatggagggagagggaggggaccgagcccgccggccaccgcgagaGGAGGGGTGTCCACGTCGTCTTCTGA
- the LOC120713204 gene encoding zinc finger BED domain-containing protein RICESLEEPER 2-like: MATADPPRATGAARIRRRQPPRAAPPLPPPQIRRRRLASRRSPAAAAADPPSLPPPRAVRTPRRRVPARARRSTAEPPYRRPAAPLPHSATAAPPGSTAPARIRRRFRAGRRAAGGSQEGRRAEPSPAADLSFLLPSLSPEKPRTRGSPSPSHSRLSKRVKMQTHGCVQLAEEADKEHKKVADKIAERAEVVKNSYKKFVAEVQASTSTPLVLPPDHSALTPSPRRHNENPQSLDPTPLPSQDDPCEIPTLATEYRVVDRSPTGTSTNDGFDEHIDMCDVEADNSHGQSEGINPSIQAAIDRATKNFRSACWKEFEPIIEDVVVVQGRCKHCDTLMAAKRGAGTSSLLTHLRRCKKRSRALRIVQDLSSTLRSPCGTSLKDWSYDPDVSRSLLMRMISLHEIPFLFTEYDGFRSFVASLNPLFKVPCRTTVRNGCIKAFHEKKVALKETLKNAGCRFSLTTDMWTSNQTLGYIVVTCHFIDMDWRLQKRIIKFIDVKTPHTGNELLNNIQNCIQDWSIEDKLFAITLDNAAANGTMMDLLKHNLVDKKLIPAEGKLLHHRCAGHVINLIVKDGLKVVESVVENIRESVKYIRSSQSRKQMFKEIIAAERITCKKKPGLDITTRWNSTLLMLKTALKYKVAFEKLKSEDQKYTYAPSEEEWEKAEVLCRLLKVFKDATNVISGTKYPTSNLYFHLMWKIKLALQQEYSGKIAEIVTVLEAMRSKFNKYWNKSYIVFCVPVVFDPRFKLKFIDFLFKESFPKKAKQRFERVESLVRQLFQSYSSQGKESNAAEQGAAQSAEQAVPSMKNDPWAVWDQQLSSDLQSHMTTELDRYLEENPIPRSQEFDILKWWMGNATKYPILACIARDLLAIPASSVAAESAFSTSERIISDFRSSLTPEAVEALICTQDWYRAEGKSTEFSMASINDFIMGEMVTELQ; the protein is encoded by the exons ATGGCGACGGCGGatccgccgcgcgccaccggaGCGGCGCGGATCCGCCGTCgccagccgccgcgcgccgctccccCGCTACCGCCACCGCAGATCCGGCGTCGCCGGCTCGCCTCGCGTCGCTccccagctgccgccgccgcggatccgCCGTCActtcctccgccgcgcgccgttCGCACGCCCCGTCGCCGCGTCCCCGCCCGGGCACGCCGCTCCACTGCAGAGCCGCCGTACCGCCGGCCCGCGGCGCCGCTCCCCCACTCTGCCACCGCGGCCCCGCCCGGGAGCACCGCTCCGGCGCGGATTCGACGCCGCTTCAGAGCCGGCCGTCGTGCCGCCGGAGGGAgtcaggaggggcggcgcgcggag ccgtcgcccgccgccgacctcaGCTTCCTCTTGCCCTCGCTCTCGCCGGAGAAGCCCAGGACCAGGGgctccccgtccccgtcccaCTCCCGCCTCTCCAAGCGCGTCAAG ATGCAGACGCATGGCTGCGTGCagctggcggaggaggcggacaAGGAGCACAAGAAGGTGGCCGACAAGATCGCCGAGCGCGCCGAGGTGGTGAAG AACTCGTACAAGAAGTTCGTGGCTGAGGTGCAGGCATCTACATCTACACCATTGGTATTGCCTCCGGACCATTCAGCCCTGACTCCATCACCTCGCCGCCACAACGAGAATCCTCAAAGCTTGGATCCCACCCCTCTGCCATCGCAAGATGATCCATG CGAAATCCCTACTCTTGCGACCGAATATCGTGTGGTCGACAGAAGCCCAACTGGCACAAGCACTAATGATG GTTTCGATGAACATATTGACATGTGTGATGTTGAGGCTGACAATAGCCATGGCCAGTCTGAGGGGATCAATCCATCAATCCAAGCAGCAATTGATAGGGCAACCAAAAATTTCAGATCCGCTTGCTGGAAAGAATTTGAACCAATAATTGAAGATGTGGTGGTTGTGCAAGGCAGGTGCAAACATTGTGATACTCTGATGGCTGCCAAACGTGGTGCAGGCACAAGTTCTCTTCTAACCCACTTGAGAAGATGTAAGAAACGGAGCAGGGCTCTCAGAATAGTGCAGGACTTGAGTTCTACATTGAGGTCTCCTTGTGGCACTAGTTTGAAGGATTGGAGCTATGACCCAGATGTATCACGGAGTTTGCTTATGCGGATGATATCATTACATGAGATTCCCTTCCTCTTTACAGAATATGATGGATTTAGAAGTTTTGTGGCAAGTCTCAACCCATTGTTCAAAGTGCCATGCAGAACTACAGTTAGGAATGGTTGCATTAAAGCCTTTCATGAGAAGAAGGTTGCACTCAAAGAAACATTGAAGAATGCAGGATGTAGGTTCTCGTTGACTACGGATATGTGGACAAGCAACCAAACACTTGGGTACATTGTTGTAACTTGTCACTTCATTGATATGGACTGGAGGTTGCAAAAAAGGATAATCAAGTTTATCGATGTGAAAACACCCCACACTGGAAATGAGCTTCTGAACAATATTCAAAACTGCATTCAAGATTGGTCAATAGAAGATAAATTATTTGCAATAACACTTGACAATGCTGCAGCAAATGGTACAATGATGGACTTGTTGAAGCATAATCTGGTGGACAAGAAATTGATACCAGCAGAAGGGAAGTTGCTTCACCACCGGTGTGCGGGGCATGTCATCAATCTCATTGTCAAGGATGGGCTCAAAGTTGTGGAATCTGTTGTTGAAAACATTCGTGAAAGTGTAAAGTATATTCGTTCTTCACAATCGCGTAAACAAATGTTCAAGGAAATAATTGCAGCAGAACGGATTACATGCAAGAAGAAGCCTGGTCTTGACATTACCACAAGATGGAACTCAACGCTGTTGATGCTGAAAACAGCTCTGAAGTACAAAGTTGCTTTTGAGAAGTTAAAAAGTGAGGATCAAAAGTACACATATGCTCCATCCGAAGAGGAATGGGAGAAGGCTGAGGTTCTCTGTAGGCTGCTGAAGGTCTTTAAGGATGCAACAAATGTCATATCTGGTACCAAATATCCCACCTCCAATCTCTATTTCCATCTGATGTGGAAAATCAAGTTAGCTTTGCAACAAGAGTACTCAGGTAAAATTGCTGAAATTGTCACAGTGTTAGAAGCAATGAggtcaaaattcaacaaatacTGGAATAAGTCATATATAGTGTTTTGTGTACCCGTTGTGTTTGATCCTAGGTTTAAGCTAAAATTCATTGACTTCCTTTTCAAGGAATCATTTCCAAAGAAAGCCAAGCAAAGATTTGAAAGGGTTGAGAGTCTAGTCCGTCAGTTGTTTCAATCATATTCTTCTCAAGGAAAGGAGTCCAATGCAGCTGAACAAGGTGCTGCGCAAAGTGCTGAGCAGGCAGTGCCTTCCATGAAGAATGATCCATGGGCTGTTTGGGATCAACAGCTTAGTAGTGATCTTCAATCCCATATGACCACGGAGCTTGATAGGTATTTGGAGGAGAACCCAATACCACGTTCTCAAGAATTTGACATTTTAAAGTGGTGGATGGGTAATGCAACCAAGTATCCAATTCTAGCCTGCATAGCAAGGGATCTGCTAGCCATCCCAGCTTCTTCTGTAGCTGCGGAATCTGCTTTTAGCACTAGTGAACGAATAATCAGTGACTTCCGTAGCAGCTTGACGCCTGAGGCTGTTGAAGCACTGATTTGCACCCAGGACTGGTACCGGGCAGAAGGTAAATCAACAGAGTTTTCTATGGCGTCCATCAATGACTTCATAATGGGCGAGATGGTAACTGAACTGCAATAA